One Plasmodium vivax chromosome 13, whole genome shotgun sequence genomic region harbors:
- a CDS encoding microsomal signal peptidase 12 kDa subunit, putative (encoded by transcript PVX_084850A), producing MGLISAIKNSIERTYVCVRRNHMDFHGQKLAFLIKNVVFTISTVVSIAVGYYKQNLALSAYIILGGTALSALVGTGESGHSYGCHAGPTCVHSHRGGCSNWPPQKGAALNAPLSFSMTTH from the exons ATGGGCCTAATTAGCGCGATTAAGAACAGTATAGAGCGCACCTACGTGTGTGTCCGGAGGAATCACATG GACTTCCACGGCCAGAAGCTCGCATTCCTAATCAAAAACGTCGTCTTCACCATCAGCACGGTAGTCTCCATTGCAGTCGGTTATTACAAGCAGAACTTAGCCTTGAGTGCCTACATCATTTTGGGCGGCACCGCCTTGTCAGCACTGGTAGGGACGGGGGAGAGCGGTCACAGCTACGGTTGTCACGCGGGACCCACGTGTGTGCACAGCCACAGAGGGGGTTGCTCAAATTGGCCCCCGCAAAAGGGAGCAGCTTTGAATGCCCCCTTGAGTTTCTCAATGACCACCCACTGA
- a CDS encoding DNA topoisomerase II, putative (encoded by transcript PVX_084855A): MSKNKSIEERYQKKSQIEHILLRPDTYIGSVEMHTQLLWVWNKERNRMVQKNITYVPGLYKIFDEIIVNAADVKAREKEKSENPMTCIKIEINKDQKKISVYNDGEGIPVDIHKEMNIYVPHMIFGELLTSDNYDDAEDRITGGRNGFGAKLTNIFSKEFVVQCGDSSRKKEFKMVWTDNMSRFSEPHIKNYNGKDYVKVTFKPDLAKFGMTEMDDDIESLLCKRVYDLAGTCSVRVYLNGNRLAIKDFKSYVDLYLKDNAGVSPGNGGSSGSGSGGGSGSGNGSGGGNGGGGEANNAAENPDVSASQEPGEATPSKSNAANGANNNDEEEIVKIHEKQHRWEIVVSKTDGSQFQQVSFVNSICTTKGGSHVNYIVEQLLNSLSKKANAKNKGGMEIKSGHIKNHLWVFVNCLIVNPTFDSQTKETLTTKPVKFGSKCILTDKTINSVLKSPILSNILLWAQAKAQVELRKKMKAGSSKARERIIGIPKLEDANDAGSKYSQECTLILTEGDSAKTSCLAGLSIVGRDKYGVFPLKGKLLNVRDASFKQLMDNKEIQNIFKIMGLDITDKNKEDIKGLRYGSLMIMTDQDYDGSHIKGLLINMIHKFWPSLLKHKGFLSEFVTPIVKVQKGNQEHSFFTIAEYEQWKESTNLVGWKIKYYKGLGTSTDKEFKQYFSDIKNHKIMFLWTGDRDGDSIDMAFSKKRIEDRKLWLQNFIIGSYVDHKEKDLSYYDFVNKELIYYSRYDTERSIPNIMDGWKPGQRKVLYGCFKRNLKNECKVAQLVGYIAEHSAYHHGESSLQQTIINMAQTFVGSNNINFLEPCGQFGSRKEGGKDASAARYIFTKLASSTRSIFNEYDDPILKYLNEEGQKIEPQYYIPVIPTILVNGCEGIGTGYSSFIPNYNYKDIIENIKRYINKEPLLPMIPWYKDFKGRIESNGKTGYETIGIIHKIDDETLEINELPIKKWTQDYKEFLEELLTDEKHQLIVDYIDNSSHEDICFTIKMDPAKMKKAEEEGLEKVFKLKSTLTTTNMTLFDPNLKLQRYSTELDILKDFCFHRLKAYENRKSYLISKLEKEKKIISNKSKFILAIVNNELVVSKKKKKVLVEELYRKGYDPYKDINKIKKEEIFEQELLESVENPEDNEEIIAGISVKDYDYLLSMPIFSLTLEKVEELLAQHKEKEKELEILKNITVETMWLKDIEKVEEAIEFQRNVELANREESNRFKVAKKQTASNFRKKKKKKKLSSDDESSGDSSDSSEFLVHSLNIRKNKKPPNNNGPNSTTRKRLRRTDEAADNNDTPILVNGDLDNSVSLSKAADDAATNVSDSTPLLSKILADADADVTVVASQNNRNSNKPSSSSKNSRRKKPPSPEQSLESIEPNGVAPGALDQTPSKPLGIPENITISPNSTINVNDFSGIRSKLLELENKKKPRLTLAEKVKMKATEKKGSPTKESSGGKSPPKRKKSNLLDGSKSKKGAKFDSDDSSKDFASSDDSDSSYNI, from the coding sequence ATGTCGAAAAATAAGTCCATCGAGGAGAGGTACCAGAAGAAGTCGCAGATCGAGCACATCCTGCTGAGGCCAGACACGTACATAGGGAGCGTGGAGATGCACACGCAGCTGCTGTGGGTATGGAACAAGGAGCGCAATCGGATGGTGCAGAAAAATATAACCTACGTGCCGGGgctatacaaaatatttgaCGAAATAATTGTTAACGCGGCAGATGTGAAGGCcagggagaaggagaaaagcGAAAACCCTATGACATGCATCAAAATAGAAATTAATAAGGACCAAAAGAAAATCAGTGTGTATAACGATGGGGAAGGAATACCAGTGGACATTCACAAAGAAATGAACATCTACGTGCCGCATATGATTTTTGGGGAACTCCTTACTTCGGACAATTACGACGATGCGGAAGACAGAATCACAGGTGGGAGGAACGGGTTCGGAGCAAAGCTGACCAACATATTTAGCAAAGAATTCGTGGTGCAGTGTGGAGACAGCTCCAGAAAGAAAGAATTCAAAATGGTGTGGACGGATAACATGTCTAGATTTTCGGAGCCACACATTAAGAACTACAATGGGAAGGATTACGTGAAGGTTACCTTTAAACCGGACTTGGCCAAATTCGGGATGACCGAAATGGATGATGATATAGAGAGTTTGCTGTGCAAGCGGGTGTACGATTTGGCCGGCACGTGCAGCGTGAGGGTATATCTGAATGGGAACCGGCTGGCCATAAAGGACTTCAAGAGCTACGTCGATTTGTACTTGAAGGACAACGCGGGGGTGAGTCCCGGGAATGGGGGCTCaagcggaagtggaagcggtggtggaagcggaagcggcaATGGGAGTGGCGGCGGAAATGGCGGAGGCGGCGAGGCGAACAACGCGGCGGAGAACCCCGACGTGAGCGCGTCGCAGGAGCCCGGGGAAGCCACCCCCAGCAAGAGCAACGCCGCGAACGGGGCGAACAACAACGACGAAGAGGAAATTGTGAAAATACACGAGAAGCAGCACCGGTGGGAAATAGTCGTGTCGAAGACGGACGGCTCGCAATTCCAGCAGGTGTCCTTCGTCAACAGCATCTGCACGACGAAAGGAGGGTCGCACGTGAACTACATAGTAGAGCAGCTGCTAAACTCGCTCAGTAAGAAGGCCAACGCGAAGAACAAAGGAGGAATGGAAATCAAATCCGGGCATATAAAGAACCACTTGTGGGTGTTCGTGAATTGCCTAATCGTTAACCCTACGTTCGACTCACAGACGAAGGAGACCTTGACGACCAAGCCGGTCAAATTTGGAAGCAAATGTATCCTAACCGATAAAACGATCAACAGCGTTTTGAAGAGCCCCATCTTAAGTAACATCCTACTGTGGGCCCAAGCAAAGGCACAAGTAGAattgaggaagaaaatgaaggcGGGCTCATCCAAAGCGAGAGAAAGAATTATTGGCATACCCAAACTGGAAGATGCAAACGATGCAGGGAGTAAGTACAGTCAGGAGTGCACTCTCATTCTTACAGAAGGGGATAGTGCCAAGACGTCCTGTCTCGCTGGACTCTCCATTGTAGGGAGAGACAAATATGGGGTGTTCCCCCTCAAGGGGAAGTTACTAAACGTGAGGGACGCCTCGTTTAAGCAACTGATGGATAATAAGGAGATAcaaaacattttcaaaattatggGATTAGATATTACAGATAAGAATAAGGAAGATATAAAAGGGCTGCGATACGGGTCGCTTATGATAATGACCGATCAAGACTACGACGGTTCGCACATCAAGGGGTTACTAATCAACATGATTCATAAGTTCTGGCCCAGTTTGCTAAAGCATAAGGGGTTTCTAAGCGAATTTGTAACTCCAATTGTGAAGGTCCAGAAGGGGAACCAGGAGCATTCCTTTTTCACCATCGCGGAGTATGAGCAGTGGAAGGAGAGCACCAATCTAGTCGGCTGGAAGATTAAATACTACAAAGGGCTGGGAACCTCCACCGATAAAGAGTTCAAACAGTACTTCTCCGATATTAAGaatcataaaattatgttcCTCTGGACGGGGGACCGAGATGGAGATTCGATCGACATGGCATTCAGCAAGAAACGAATTGAAGACCGGAAATTGTGGCTGCAGAATTTTATCATCGGCTCGTATGTAGACCATAAGGAGAAGGACCTGTCCTACTACGATTTTGTGAATAAGGAGCTCATTTACTACTCACGGTATGACACTGAGCGGAGCATACCAAACATCATGGATGGGTGGAAGCCGGGGCAGAGGAAGGTGCTCTACGGGTGCTTTAAGAGGAACTTAAAGAATGAATGTAAGGTGGCCCAACTGGTGGGGTACATCGCGGAGCATAGCGCCTACCACCACGGGGAGTCCTCCCTACAGCAGACCATTATCAATATGGCCCAAACGTTTGTCGGGtcgaataatataaattttcttgAACCCTGTGGACAGTTTGGTAGCAGaaaggaggggggaaaagacgCTTCCGCCGCTAGGTACATTTTCACcaaattggctagctccACAAGGAGCATATTTAACGAATACGATGATCCCATTTTGAAGTACCTAAAtgaggaggggcaaaaaatagAACCACAGTACTACATCCCAGTCATCCCCACCATCCTGGTGAACGGGTGTGAGGGAATCGGAACAGGCTACTCCTCCTTCATCCCCAATTATAACTATAAAGatattatagaaaatattaaGAGGTACATTAATAAGGAACCCCTCCTCCCCATGATCCCCTGGTATAAAGATTTCAAAGGAAGAATAGAATCGAATGGGAAGACAGGCTACGAAACTATAGGTATAATTCACAAGATAGACGATGAGACGTTAGAAATTAACGAGTTGCCAATTAAGAAGTGGACGCAAGATTATAAAGAATTTCTGGAAGAGCTACTCACCGATGAGAAACACCAACTGATTGTAGATTACATAGATAACAGTTCCCATGAGGATATTTGCTTTACCATCAAAATGGATCCAGCCAAGATGAAGAAGGCAGAAGAGGAGGGACTAGAAAAGGTTTTTAAATTGAAAAGTACCCTCACAACGACTAATATGACTCTGTTTGATCCAAATTTGAAGCTGCAAAGGTACTCCACCGAATTGGACATCCTCAAAGATTTCTGCTTCCACCGACTGAAGGCATATGAAAATAGGAAGAGCTACCTAATATccaaattggaaaaggaaaagaaaatcatTTCCAATAAAAGCAAATTCATCCTCGCCATCGTCAACAACGAACTTGTGGTCagcaagaaaaagaagaaagtcCTTGTGGAAGAGCTGTATAGAAAAGGATATGACCCCTATAaagatattaacaaaattaaaaaggaggaaatctTCGAGCAGGAGCTACTCGAGTCGGTTGAAAATCCAGAAgataatgaagaaataattgCTGGCATTTCTGTTAAGGATTACGACTACCTGTTGAGTATGCCCATCTTTAGTCTCACCCTAGAGAAGGTAGAAGAACTCCTCGCACAgcataaagaaaaagaaaaagaattagaaattttaaaaaacatcaCTGTGGAGACCATGTGGTTGAAAGATATTGAAAAGGTCGAAGAAGCTATTGAGTTCCAACGCAATGTAGAACTAGCCAATAGGGAGGAGAGCAACAGATTTAAGGTTGCCAAAAAACAAACCGCTAGCAACttcaggaagaagaaaaagaaaaagaaactctCCAGTGACGACGAATCATCAGGTGACTCATCAGATAGTAGTGAATTCCTAGTGCACTCCTTAAACATtaggaagaataaaaaaccGCCAAATAATAATGGCCCCAATAGCACTACGCGAAAAAGATTAAGGAGAACGGATGAGGCAGCAGATAACAATGACACACCCATATTGGTCAATGGAGACTTAGACAATAGCGTATCTCTCTCCAAGGCAGCCGACGATGCTGCCACCAATGTCTCCGATTCAACGCCGCTTCTTAGTAAAATTCTAGCGGACGCCGATGCAGACGTCACCGTtgtggctagccaaaataaCCGCAATAGCAACAAAcctagtagtagtagtaaaAACTCCAGGAGGAAAAAGCCGCCCTCTCCGGAGCAGTCCCTCGAGAGTATCGAGCCCAACGGGGTCGCGCCCGGCGCGCTCGACCAGACCCCCAGCAAGCCGCTAGGCATCCCCGAGAACATCACCATTTCGCCCAACAGCACCATCAACGTCAATGACTTCTCCGGCATCCGGAGCAAGTTGCTCGAGCTGG